A stretch of the Hippoglossus hippoglossus isolate fHipHip1 chromosome 1, fHipHip1.pri, whole genome shotgun sequence genome encodes the following:
- the msmo1 gene encoding methylsterol monooxygenase 1, with the protein MMVNGSADILSSAYLAVEYVDAVLPENPFQPSLEHAWGYMMDNYTKFQIATWGSLIVHEFIYFFFCLPGFIFQFLPFMQRYKIQQDKPETWEKQWRCFKMLLFNHFCIQLPLICGTYYFTEYFNIPYDWDSMPRWPYVLLQCFGCAVVEDTWHYFLHRMLHHRRVYKYIHKVHHEFTAPFGMQAEYAHPAETLILGAGFFIGIMLFCNHVFFLWAWVSFRLLETIDVHSGYDIPLNPLHLIPFYAGTRFHDFHHMNFVGNYASTFTWWDKVLNTDNQYNKHLVKQGLKKEE; encoded by the exons ATGATGGTGAACGGCTCGGCAGACATCTTGAGCTCTGCCTACCTTGCAGTGGAGTATGTCGACGCAGTGCTACCCGAGAACCCCTTCCAGCCGTCCCTGGAACACGCGTGGGGCTACATGATGGACAACTACACCAAGTTTCAGATTGCCACCTGGGGGTCGCTCATAGTCCACGAGTTCatctacttcttcttctgtctgccTGGTTTCATCTTCCAGTTCCTGCCCTTCATGCAGAGATACAAGATCCAGCAG GACAAACCAGAGACCTGGGAGAAACAGTGGAGATGTTTCAAGATGCTGCTGTTCAACCATTTCTGCATCCAGCTGCCACTGATCTGTGGGACGTACTACTTCACTGAATACTTCAACATCCCGTACGACTGGGACTCCATGCCACGCTG gCCGTACGTCCTGCTTCAGTGCTTCGGTTGCGCTGTGGTCGAAGACACCTGGCACTACTTCCTCCATCGCATGCTGCATCACCGCAGGGTCTACAAGTACATCCACAAAGTCCACCATGAGTTCACT GCTCCGTTCGGCATGCAGGCCGAATACGCCCATCCAGCTGAGACCCTCATCCTGGGAGCTGGTTTCTTCATCGGCATCATGCTCTTCTGTAACCACGTGTTCTTCCTCTGGGCCTGGGTGTCTTTCCGCCTGCTGGAGACCATCGACGTCCACAG CGGCTATGACATCCCCCTGAACCCTCTTCACCTCATCCCCTTCTACGCTGGCACCCGTTTCCACGACTTCCACCACATGAACTTCGTGGGGAACTACGCCTCCACCTTCACGTGGTGGGACAAGGTGCTGAACACGGACAACCAGTACAACAAACACCTGGTGAAACAGGGACTCAAGAAGGAGGAGTAA